In Candidatus Thermoplasmatota archaeon, the following are encoded in one genomic region:
- a CDS encoding heavy metal translocating P-type ATPase, whose protein sequence is MKQSPDPAAADPSADRRSDGVSHVTLSIGGMTCASCVRNVGNALQKVPGVREARVNLALEQATVLAEPDVRVEALATAVEGAGYTVLDAQDEHQGEREVNARWRRFVVAAALAAPVVVLAMAHMFAGLDFPGFDLLQLALTTPVQFGVGYVFYVGTWKALRNRRANMDTLIAVGTTAAFGYSATEVLAPEALPGHAIYFEVAAAVIALILLGKYLEALGKSRASAAVRRLLELRPLTARVLREGAEAQVAAAEVAVGDRVVVRPGEKIPVDGVVLEGRTSVDESMVTGESVPIEKGPGSEVVAGTVNQNGSVVFEARRVGEDTVLAAIVRLVSEAQSRRAPIERYVDTVSAWFVPVVMVLAAATFAYWNGPGADTALAIGVEPLAFALLASVAVLIIACPCALGLATPLAIMVGTGRAAQFGVLFKGGESIERASRVDTVVFDKTGTLTQGTPRVTDLATSPGVDETALLAAAASAESASEHPLAAAVVREATRRNLSVVRPSDFSAVPGQGVRAVVAGRSVAVGTAELVGAPPPELAASAAQLEAAGKTVVFVALDDRVAGVVALADTLRPGAREAVAALAPADLWMITGDNERTARAIAAQAGVRNVLWRVRPDGKAEEIAKLREKGRVVAMVGDGINDAPALARADVGIAMGAGTDVAKETGEIILLRDDPADVPASLALARATMRKIRQNLLWAFGYNAVLIPVAAGLFTAWPVFGSPVTLHPAFAAGAMALSSVSVVANSRLLGRYVPHIRRRAARRPRTAAPATAPTEVPL, encoded by the coding sequence ATGAAGCAGTCTCCCGACCCGGCCGCCGCAGACCCCTCGGCAGACCGCCGGTCGGACGGGGTCTCCCACGTCACCCTCTCGATCGGCGGCATGACGTGCGCAAGCTGCGTGCGCAACGTCGGCAACGCCCTCCAGAAGGTCCCCGGCGTGCGCGAGGCGCGCGTGAATTTGGCGTTGGAGCAGGCGACCGTGCTCGCCGAGCCGGACGTGCGGGTCGAGGCGCTGGCGACGGCCGTCGAGGGCGCCGGCTACACGGTCCTCGACGCGCAGGACGAGCACCAAGGCGAGCGCGAGGTGAACGCGCGATGGCGGAGGTTCGTCGTCGCGGCGGCGCTTGCGGCCCCGGTCGTCGTGCTCGCCATGGCGCACATGTTCGCGGGCCTCGATTTCCCCGGCTTCGATCTCCTGCAGCTTGCGCTCACGACGCCCGTGCAGTTTGGCGTGGGGTACGTCTTCTACGTCGGGACGTGGAAGGCCCTTCGCAACCGGCGCGCGAACATGGACACGCTCATCGCCGTCGGAACGACGGCCGCGTTCGGGTACTCGGCGACCGAGGTTCTCGCTCCCGAGGCCTTGCCGGGCCACGCGATCTACTTCGAGGTCGCAGCCGCCGTCATCGCCCTCATTCTCCTTGGCAAGTACCTCGAGGCCTTGGGCAAGAGCCGCGCGAGCGCGGCCGTGCGCCGGCTCCTGGAGCTTCGCCCGCTCACGGCGCGCGTCCTGCGCGAAGGCGCGGAAGCGCAAGTGGCCGCGGCCGAGGTCGCCGTGGGCGATCGCGTGGTCGTCCGGCCGGGCGAGAAGATCCCCGTGGACGGCGTCGTGCTCGAAGGGCGCACGAGCGTGGACGAGTCCATGGTCACCGGCGAGAGCGTGCCGATCGAGAAGGGCCCCGGTTCGGAGGTCGTCGCCGGCACCGTGAACCAGAACGGAAGCGTCGTGTTCGAGGCGCGCCGCGTGGGCGAGGACACGGTGCTTGCCGCCATCGTCCGGCTCGTGTCGGAGGCGCAGTCGCGCCGGGCGCCCATCGAGCGCTACGTGGACACCGTGAGCGCGTGGTTCGTCCCGGTCGTCATGGTCCTTGCGGCCGCGACCTTCGCGTATTGGAATGGGCCGGGTGCCGACACGGCGCTCGCAATTGGTGTCGAGCCGCTGGCCTTCGCGCTCTTGGCGTCGGTGGCGGTCCTCATCATCGCCTGCCCCTGCGCGCTTGGGCTTGCCACGCCGCTTGCGATCATGGTGGGAACCGGGCGCGCCGCGCAGTTCGGCGTCCTGTTCAAGGGCGGCGAGTCCATCGAGCGCGCCTCGCGCGTGGACACGGTCGTCTTCGACAAGACGGGCACGCTCACGCAGGGAACCCCCCGCGTGACGGACCTCGCGACGAGCCCGGGGGTCGACGAAACCGCGCTCCTTGCGGCCGCCGCGTCGGCCGAGTCGGCAAGCGAGCACCCCCTGGCCGCCGCGGTCGTGCGGGAGGCGACGCGGCGGAACCTTTCCGTCGTGCGCCCGTCCGACTTTTCGGCCGTTCCCGGACAGGGCGTGCGCGCGGTCGTCGCCGGCCGCAGCGTCGCCGTGGGAACGGCGGAGCTCGTCGGCGCGCCGCCGCCCGAGCTTGCAGCCTCGGCCGCACAACTCGAGGCGGCGGGCAAGACCGTCGTTTTCGTCGCCCTCGACGACCGCGTGGCGGGCGTCGTGGCCCTCGCGGACACGCTCCGGCCCGGCGCGCGGGAAGCCGTCGCCGCCCTTGCGCCAGCCGACCTCTGGATGATCACGGGCGACAACGAGCGCACGGCGCGGGCCATCGCGGCGCAAGCCGGCGTGCGAAACGTGCTTTGGCGCGTGCGGCCGGACGGCAAAGCGGAGGAGATCGCCAAGCTGCGGGAGAAGGGCCGCGTGGTGGCCATGGTGGGCGACGGCATCAACGACGCTCCCGCGCTCGCCCGGGCGGACGTGGGCATCGCCATGGGCGCGGGCACCGACGTGGCCAAGGAGACCGGCGAGATCATCCTCCTGCGGGACGACCCCGCCGACGTGCCCGCCTCGCTGGCGCTTGCCCGCGCGACCATGCGCAAGATTCGCCAGAACCTGCTATGGGCCTTCGGCTACAACGCGGTTCTCATCCCCGTGGCGGCGGGCCTTTTCACGGCCTGGCCCGTCTTCGGCTCGCCCGTCACGCTGCACCCGGCGTTTGCGGCCGGCGCGATGGCGCTCTCGAGCGTGAGCGTCGTGGCCAACAGCCGCCTCTTGGGCCGTTACGTTCCCCACATCCGGCGCCGCGCGGCGAGGCGCCCGCGAACGGCCGCGCCCGCAACGGCGCCGACGGAGGTCCCCCTATGA
- a CDS encoding winged helix-turn-helix transcriptional regulator: MKLDALDSRILEILRQDARASYREIARRTGSTTPTVARRVRALEELGVIQGYGARVEFVRIGGVESLLLLSPSSGATERLLAALGAEPAVAESLELDDGTVLARLLTGSEEEAAEVRRRIAKLPFVREADARRVRSGSRRAGRGFGTGRATLEIRCFLCGGPLPEEPVSARIGGKRGYFCCTTCRGVFRDRYRRLAAGR; this comes from the coding sequence GTGAAGCTCGACGCGCTCGACTCCCGCATCCTCGAGATCCTCCGGCAGGACGCCCGCGCGTCGTACCGGGAGATCGCCCGCCGCACCGGCTCCACGACGCCCACGGTCGCGCGCCGCGTCCGCGCCCTGGAGGAGCTTGGCGTCATCCAGGGGTACGGAGCGCGCGTCGAGTTCGTGCGCATCGGCGGCGTCGAATCGCTGCTGCTGCTCTCCCCTTCGTCCGGCGCGACGGAGCGCCTGCTTGCCGCGCTTGGGGCGGAGCCCGCCGTCGCCGAATCCCTCGAGCTCGACGACGGCACGGTGCTCGCGCGCCTCCTCACCGGAAGCGAGGAGGAGGCGGCCGAGGTCCGCCGCCGCATCGCGAAGCTTCCGTTCGTGCGCGAGGCGGACGCACGCCGCGTGCGCTCCGGCAGCCGGCGAGCCGGGCGCGGCTTCGGGACGGGCCGCGCGACGCTCGAGATCCGCTGCTTCCTCTGCGGGGGCCCCCTCCCCGAGGAGCCCGTCAGCGCTCGGATCGGCGGCAAGCGGGGCTACTTCTGCTGCACGACCTGCCGCGGCGTCTTCCGCGACCGCTACCGGCGCTTGGCGGCAGGGCGATGA
- a CDS encoding thioredoxin family protein has protein sequence MPHRLELFSSGCPLCVSFQREVEVGKCGPCELEVIDVRDPSAKPRMEAYGVRVVPTLVVDAAIKVEGRLDQPWMCGDEFYAMLAQRYPLANARLKERSGPTR, from the coding sequence ATGCCCCATCGGCTCGAGCTCTTCAGCAGCGGCTGCCCGCTTTGCGTCTCGTTCCAGCGCGAGGTCGAGGTCGGCAAGTGCGGCCCGTGCGAGCTCGAGGTGATCGACGTGCGCGACCCCTCCGCCAAGCCCCGCATGGAAGCCTACGGCGTCCGCGTCGTCCCCACGCTTGTCGTCGACGCGGCGATCAAGGTCGAAGGGCGGCTCGACCAGCCGTGGATGTGCGGCGACGAGTTCTACGCCATGCTTGCGCAAAGGTATCCATTGGCCAACGCCAGGCTGAAGGAACGATCCGGCCCGACGCGCTGA
- a CDS encoding plastocyanin/azurin family copper-binding protein, whose translation MRFLPAAVLLAACVLAPSAEAATVERTVRALEGEACGNATGYCFDVAEIRLAAGDRLRVVFENPAANADVHNWCADVGLDHHCAPAHHALARPGDPPASVEFRLPVAGAFDFYCDPHRAVGMNGVIVVEGASGGERRQPGFELSLFAVAVLGALTLATRAPRA comes from the coding sequence GTGCGCTTCCTCCCGGCCGCCGTGCTCCTTGCCGCCTGCGTCCTCGCGCCGAGCGCGGAGGCCGCCACCGTCGAGCGGACCGTCCGCGCGCTCGAAGGCGAGGCGTGCGGGAACGCGACCGGCTACTGCTTCGACGTCGCCGAGATCCGCCTCGCCGCCGGCGACCGCCTGCGCGTCGTGTTCGAGAACCCCGCCGCAAACGCGGACGTGCACAATTGGTGCGCCGACGTCGGCCTCGACCACCACTGCGCGCCGGCGCACCACGCGCTCGCCCGTCCCGGCGATCCGCCCGCAAGCGTCGAGTTCCGCCTGCCCGTCGCCGGCGCGTTCGACTTCTACTGCGACCCGCACCGCGCCGTGGGCATGAACGGCGTGATCGTGGTCGAGGGAGCTTCGGGCGGCGAGCGGCGGCAGCCGGGATTCGAGCTTTCGCTTTTCGCGGTCGCCGTTCTGGGCGCGCTCACGCTTGCGACGCGGGCGCCAAGGGCGTAG
- a CDS encoding cation transporter — protein MANAVLRETGKDSQAELSRRGLRLAYLTVGWNVVEGAVAIFAALAAGSVVLLGFGVDSFVESASGAVIVWRFLAHRRAADPETAERIERRAQKLVAISLLALAAYVGVEASTALWEGREPEPSFVGIALAAVSLVVMGYLARAKRALGRSLHSRAVVADAAQTQACFYLSAIVLAGVGLNAAFGWWWADPVAALLITVPLAKEAKDAWQGKDCC, from the coding sequence ATGGCCAACGCCGTTCTTCGGGAGACGGGAAAGGATAGCCAAGCCGAGCTCTCCCGCCGCGGCCTGCGCCTGGCCTACCTCACCGTGGGATGGAACGTCGTCGAGGGCGCCGTCGCGATCTTCGCCGCGCTTGCCGCCGGAAGCGTGGTCCTCCTCGGCTTTGGCGTGGACAGCTTCGTCGAGAGCGCCTCGGGCGCGGTGATCGTGTGGCGATTCCTCGCCCATCGGCGCGCGGCCGACCCCGAGACCGCCGAGCGCATCGAGCGGCGGGCGCAGAAGCTCGTGGCGATCTCGCTTCTGGCCCTTGCGGCCTACGTCGGGGTGGAGGCATCAACCGCGCTGTGGGAAGGCCGCGAACCGGAGCCGAGCTTCGTCGGGATCGCGCTTGCGGCCGTCTCGCTCGTCGTCATGGGCTACCTTGCCCGCGCCAAGCGCGCCCTGGGACGTTCCCTCCACAGCCGCGCCGTGGTCGCCGACGCGGCCCAGACGCAGGCGTGCTTCTACCTCTCGGCCATCGTGCTTGCGGGCGTCGGATTGAACGCCGCCTTCGGGTGGTGGTGGGCCGACCCGGTGGCCGCGCTCCTCATCACGGTTCCGCTTGCCAAGGAAGCGAAGGACGCGTGGCAGGGGAAGGACTGCTGCTGA
- a CDS encoding TlpA disulfide reductase family protein, with the protein MATRRIVVAGLVAVVVGLGAFALLAPPPPAGDLQATSEREPTVAELPLATADKVFHRTFEPPILSAETVLRYSDRFTLSKDYNFVEVGLGKEGTATTQTTFNVRIIGPDGTVVSDVRWPNDRPELVYGWNPLDRNEATWFIRDSVIAPPRGEYRLEVEASREIAPRVTLQGFAGAAADFSTQDVLGKGTFRLSEQGGRVVVIDIMTTWCSPCIESMPMLVDVYEAYPRDRVEFVTLDHDLKESEQTLASFMRDHGATWYAGLDREQVVWAYAQKGTSRPFLAVIDPAGQWMYRLAGEDLSPDDLRKAIDAALGHGRSR; encoded by the coding sequence ATGGCGACAAGGAGAATCGTCGTCGCCGGTCTCGTCGCCGTGGTGGTGGGCCTTGGCGCCTTCGCGTTGCTGGCGCCGCCTCCGCCTGCCGGGGACCTGCAGGCCACGAGCGAACGCGAACCGACCGTCGCCGAGCTACCCCTCGCGACCGCCGACAAGGTGTTCCACCGGACCTTCGAGCCCCCCATCCTGTCGGCCGAGACGGTGCTCCGTTACTCGGACCGTTTCACGCTTTCGAAAGACTACAACTTCGTCGAGGTGGGCCTCGGCAAGGAAGGCACGGCCACGACGCAGACGACGTTCAACGTTCGGATCATCGGCCCCGACGGCACGGTCGTATCCGACGTGCGCTGGCCCAACGACCGCCCCGAGCTCGTCTACGGCTGGAATCCCCTGGACCGCAACGAAGCCACGTGGTTCATCCGGGACTCGGTCATCGCGCCGCCGCGCGGCGAGTACCGCCTGGAGGTGGAGGCGTCCCGCGAGATCGCCCCGCGCGTGACGCTCCAAGGCTTCGCCGGCGCCGCGGCCGACTTCTCGACGCAGGACGTGCTGGGGAAGGGAACGTTCCGGCTCTCCGAACAGGGCGGCCGCGTCGTCGTCATCGACATCATGACGACATGGTGCTCGCCGTGCATCGAAAGCATGCCGATGCTCGTCGACGTGTACGAAGCGTACCCGCGCGACCGGGTCGAGTTCGTGACGCTCGACCACGATCTGAAAGAGTCGGAGCAGACGCTTGCCTCGTTCATGCGCGATCACGGAGCGACGTGGTACGCCGGATTGGACCGAGAGCAGGTGGTGTGGGCCTACGCGCAGAAGGGCACGAGCCGACCGTTCCTCGCCGTGATCGATCCCGCGGGCCAATGGATGTACCGGCTGGCCGGCGAGGACCTGTCGCCCGACGACCTTCGCAAGGCGATCGACGCGGCGCTGGGGCACGGAAGGAGCCGTTGA
- a CDS encoding four-helix bundle copper-binding protein, with amino-acid sequence MPTPQTQTLDREMQNCLDACTDCFETCERTLAYCLSKGGDHARPEHIALLIDCARICETSAGFLARDSPLHGAVCGACAEACERCAESCERLADDPVLKECADVCRKCAASCRSMAG; translated from the coding sequence ATGCCCACCCCGCAAACTCAGACGCTTGACCGCGAGATGCAGAACTGCCTGGACGCGTGCACCGACTGTTTCGAGACGTGCGAGCGCACGCTCGCCTATTGCCTCTCGAAGGGCGGCGACCACGCCCGGCCCGAGCACATCGCCCTGCTCATCGACTGCGCGCGCATCTGCGAGACCTCCGCGGGCTTCCTCGCCCGCGACTCGCCGCTCCACGGCGCGGTCTGCGGCGCGTGCGCGGAGGCGTGCGAGCGTTGCGCCGAGAGCTGCGAGCGGCTGGCCGACGACCCCGTGCTCAAGGAATGCGCCGACGTGTGCCGCAAGTGCGCCGCCTCGTGCCGCTCCATGGCCGGCTGA
- a CDS encoding heavy metal-associated domain-containing protein, with the protein MSWFSFGKKEETAPAAPKGKLVTLKVDGMTCANCVRHVGDALRGVPGVHRADVDLKKGEARVDADPNTPVDALVKAVADTGYEARPA; encoded by the coding sequence ATGAGCTGGTTCTCGTTCGGAAAGAAAGAGGAAACCGCACCCGCGGCCCCCAAGGGAAAGCTGGTGACCTTGAAGGTGGACGGCATGACGTGCGCCAACTGCGTGCGGCACGTGGGCGACGCGCTGCGGGGCGTTCCGGGCGTGCACCGAGCCGACGTGGACCTCAAGAAGGGCGAGGCGCGCGTGGACGCGGACCCCAACACGCCCGTGGATGCGCTCGTGAAAGCCGTGGCCGACACCGGGTACGAAGCCCGGCCCGCGTGA